The Alligator mississippiensis isolate rAllMis1 chromosome 3, rAllMis1, whole genome shotgun sequence DNA window AGAGGACCAGGGCTGTGGAGGGAGGACAGACATGAGAGGGCAGGGGCCATGCAGGCCTGCGgtgcccaggacagctggctgcagggctctgtgtcaccagccctgtgcagctggatctcctgggctggggcacaaggagctTGCGTGACCGGTGCCGTCAGTAAGGGCAAGGGTTGCAGCTCCCACTCCCGGGGTTCCcgcctgcacccctgcccagcccaacccccaccctgcctcctgctccttgTCCCGGGGCCTATTCAGCACTGTCTTCTCTCCTGCTGAGAGCCCCTGAAGCACCGCTCTGCTTTCCAGCCTGGACTTCTCCAAGCAGTTTCACCTGCTCCTTCTTCCCCtgacctccccttccccatccaggggccattcccaccctcctccccagcccggGGCTCCTGCGTTCCCAGGGTGCGCGGGGACAACAGTTGTGTCCCCTCAGCCTTGTTCTCCATGACTGGAGCCCCCGAGCGGTCCcaatgctgcccctgccccctggggtgggctctgcccctgcccaaccTGGCAGCCCAGGATGGCACCTGCTCCCTGGGCTGTGACCCTGACCCGGGACCTGGATCTGTGTTTCAGGGTCTCACACTCTGCAGCTCACGTACGGCTGCGAGCTCCGTGAAGACGGCAGCACTGGAGGCCACATGCAGCTGGGTTATGATGGGGGAGACTTCATCAGCTATGACCTGGGAACGTGCACCTGGGTAGCAGCCCCCACACAGGCCCAGGTCACCCAGCGCAGCTGGAATGAGGAGAAGGCCCTTCTTCAGATTACAAGAGCCTACCTGGAGGAGACCTGCATCGAGTGTCCGTGGCAGAACCTGCCGCACGGGGAGGCAgcgctgcagagcagtgagtcccggTGTCACTGCCCAGGGCAGCAGTCCACCCCCAAAGGGACACCTGCCTCATCCCCTGTGTCCTGGGTGGTGAGTGCTGTGTCTCAGTCCTGTGGCAGGGAGAAATCCCAGCGCTGCTGTGGGACCTGGTGCCCCTgtccctgtggcagaaatgccaccgtcggtgcccctctccagagatctgtctctgccagcgtgacaggctggtgttgaatccctcagggagggggatcttcctccctgctacatgacaaaagcctggtgcctgggaggcggatgctctggtcacctgggggggagggaaaagccccgctcaccggcccaggtagccagggatgctttttaaattggttggctagtggccagcactggcagcttcgattggaccgggc harbors:
- the LOC109280186 gene encoding major histocompatibility complex class I-related gene protein-like, with amino-acid sequence MSYVDNQPILHYDSDTRRQEPCGDWVQGAVGPGFWDREIRSLRVWQDGFKRNLLTLQHRYNQTGGSHTLQLTYGCELREDGSTGGHMQLGYDGGDFISYDLGTCTWVAAPTQAQVTQRSWNEEKALLQITRAYLEETCIECPWQNLPHGEAALQSSESRCHCPGQQSTPKGTPASSPVSWVVSAVSQSCGREKSQRCCGTWCPCPCGRNATVGAPLQRSVSASVTGWC